The Pirellulales bacterium sequence GGCTGCCGACGGATCACCAGCGGATATGGAATCGCGTCATTGGATTCCGCAATCGCGACAATACCGAAAACCCGAGTCATAAATCGCGGCGGCAGATCAACAATACCTACCTCAACGAACGTTAGCCTTTTCGGTAAACAATTATCCTTATGATTTTTCAGGCCCAAACTTGCACAGATCAATCGCAACAGCTTTATCGGCGCGCCAAGCAGCTTATTCCCGGTGGAACGCAACTATTGTCCAAACGGCCGGAGATGTTTGCCCCCGATCAGTGGCCCGCCTACTTCCGTTCGGCAAGCGGCTGTGAAATTATTGACCTGGACGGGAACACCTATCTCGACATGTCGACTACGGGCATCGGCGCTTGCCTTTTGGGATATGCCGATCCCGACGTGACAAGTGCGGTAGTGAGACGCGTACAAGAAGGCTCGATGTGCTCGCTCAATCCGCCAGAAGAAGTCGAACTGGCTGATCTGTTGCTCCAATTGCACCCTTGGGCCGAAAACGTGCGGTATTTGCGCACCGGCGGCGAAGCGATGGCTGCTGCCGTCCGCATTGCTCGCGCGGCGACGAATCGCGACATTATCGCCTTTTGCGGCTATCACGGCTGGCACGATTGGTACTTGGCTGCCAACCGAACAAGCGCCGGCGCAACCGACGAATTACGCGGCCATTTGTTGTCGGGGCTTGCTCCTGCCGGCGTGCCTTCTCAACTGGCGGGCACGGCGTTGCCATTTACTTACAATAAGCTCGACGAGCTGACAGCTATCTTCGCCCAACAAGATAGGAACGTCGCGGCGGTCGTCATGGAGCCCACGCGCAGCGTCGATCCCGAGCCGGGATTTTTGCAGGGTGTGCGTGAATTGTGCGACCGCGCCGGCACCGTGCTTGTTATCGACGAGATCACGGCAGGGTGGCGATTCACCTTGGGCGGCGCTCATTTGCAATACGGTCTCTCCCCTGACATCGCGGTATTTGCCAAGTCGCTGGGCAATGGTCATCCAATGGCCGCTGTCATCGGTCGCGCCGATGTGATGCAAGCGGCTCATGACTCCTTCATCTCCAGCACGTACTGGACAGAAAGTGTTGGCCCGGTCGCTGCGCTGACCACGATCAGCAAATTCCAACAAGTCGATGTGCCAAGCCACGTTCACCGCATCGGTACGCGGTTGCGCGAAGGAATACAGCGACTTGGCAAACAGTACAATGTTCCGCTAAAGGTCTCCGGCCATCCGGCACTGACATCGATTACATTCGATCATCCGGACAATGCCGCCCTGACGACGCTGCTCACCGTGCGAATGCTCGAACACCGCATCTTGGCTGGCGCAGGATTCTATCCGACTTGGGCCCATCAAGAGCAACACGTCGATTGCTACTTGGCGGCCGCCGACAAAACTTTTCCAGAGCTTGCCGACGCCATTCGATTGGGAGATGCGGAAATCCGCATTGGTGGACCCGTAAAACATACCGGATTCAAGCGGCTTGCATGAAGACCGGGGCAAAAGCATGTGACGCCTTTATGATTCCAGGTAAGCGTACGACGATAAATTGGTCTGATTCATAATGAAAAACAGCAGCTCCGACAGATCG is a genomic window containing:
- a CDS encoding aminotransferase class III-fold pyridoxal phosphate-dependent enzyme; this encodes MIFQAQTCTDQSQQLYRRAKQLIPGGTQLLSKRPEMFAPDQWPAYFRSASGCEIIDLDGNTYLDMSTTGIGACLLGYADPDVTSAVVRRVQEGSMCSLNPPEEVELADLLLQLHPWAENVRYLRTGGEAMAAAVRIARAATNRDIIAFCGYHGWHDWYLAANRTSAGATDELRGHLLSGLAPAGVPSQLAGTALPFTYNKLDELTAIFAQQDRNVAAVVMEPTRSVDPEPGFLQGVRELCDRAGTVLVIDEITAGWRFTLGGAHLQYGLSPDIAVFAKSLGNGHPMAAVIGRADVMQAAHDSFISSTYWTESVGPVAALTTISKFQQVDVPSHVHRIGTRLREGIQRLGKQYNVPLKVSGHPALTSITFDHPDNAALTTLLTVRMLEHRILAGAGFYPTWAHQEQHVDCYLAAADKTFPELADAIRLGDAEIRIGGPVKHTGFKRLA